The DNA window ACCAGCATGCTCAGATAGCCGTGATGAGAGCAATAGAAAATCGTCGGTCGATAGCCAGGTGCGCAAATACGGGAATATCGGAGCTTATTGACCCTTTCGGGCGAATCACGAAAAAGATAGGACTCGGGAAAAGAGGCGTACTTTCCGGAGAGCTGAAGCTTCTTGATGAGGAAACGATATACAATAAGTACGGCGATTATGTCGGTTGGATAACCGCCGTTATCACACTTCTATTAGTAGGAATAAGTTATGTAAAGCTACCGTCAGGTAAAAATGAAGTATAAAATTATTTCAATCTTCTTGATTCTAATAGTGAGCGCTCAATTATCCGGGCAGGATGAAATAATGAATAATGTTCGATTTGCAGAAACAGCAATAAAAAAGATAGTGACCGACAGTCTGACGGTTAATGCGATTCCTAAAGAAAAAACGTATAGAATTTTAAGTTCAGAAAATGAAGCCAAGACTTTGTTTGTGACAACCGCAGTCAAAGAAGCGCTTGACGAAATGGGATATACCACTATATTGGATGATGATGTTGACACTCTCACAAATATTGTTGAATTGAATATTCTCAATCCGAAAATCAACTTTGAACTTCGCGACGGATTGAGAAAAATATCAGGAAACTTTAAGTTATTGCTTTATTCGAAGTCAGATGGGAATATAAATTGGGGAAAAGAAATGGATTTGAGTTTTCTGGGAAATGATTCGGTAAAGGGAATTGATACCGGTTTATTAGAACAGGGCGCTCCCGATTTTTTAAAGAGTAAGAGGGAAGTTAAATTCTCAAGCAGCAAAATGGAAAAATTTTTGGCAGGAGTGATCGCCGGGATTATTACATATCTTTTATATTCGGTGAGGAGTTGAAAATATTGAAATTGACTAAATCATCGGGAATTTTGATTGCTCTAATTATCTTAATCGGCAACTCCTACTTATATCCCTCAGATGGGGACGACAAAAAGATTATCCCTGTAGGATTGGTGCAGAGGATGTCTGCGGATGTGACTTCTAAAAGTATAAATGCAAATCTAATGCTGTCTCAGGGAATCGACTATGATAATTATCCTACAAAGAGAAAAGCTGTTTTGTTATCGTTCTTATTGCCGGGCTTGGGAGAAAAGTCAATCGGAAGTCATACATCAGCCAAAATATTTCATTCGTCCGAAACAGCGCTCTGGTTGTCATTGATATGGAACATAAAAGTTAAAAATTGGAAGAAAGAGGATTTTGAAGTTTTTGCTTCGGCAAATGCGGGAGTTGATATAAATGGCAAGGATGATCTGTTTTTCGCAAATATAGGCGGGTATAACACTGTTGAAGATTTCAACGCTTCCAGGAGACGGAGTCGAGACCCGACAAGCGTTTATAATTTGGAGGAGTATAGTTGGAACTGGAGTTCAAATGAGGCAAGGCTCAGGTATAAATCACTGCGGTTTGACAGTGAAAACGCTCAACTAAATATCGAATACACCATCGGATTTTTAATATTAAATAGAATAATTAGCGTTATGAATACAAGCTACAGATACGGACGGAATCAGATGATTGGCAGGTCTATCGAAAGCGCACAGTTGAAGATTAGCCCGGAAGGCACGCCTGTAGTTTCTATGAACTTCATATTCTGATTTTTCCTCCCGATAGAATCACTTTATCATCAATAGTCAAGGTCGGCTTGAGTAAAATGCCGTCTAAGTGAATTCCAACATCGCAGGTTCCGCCCATACTTATATTGTTTCCAAGCGCAACATGAACGGTTCCGAGAATTTTTTCGTCTTCTAAGATATTTCCCGTGAGAATCGCTTTATGGTTGGTTCCTATACCGAGTTCGGCGATATTTCTCCCCTTTTTACCGAAAGGCGCAAGCTGTTTTCTTAAAATGCGGGCTTCGCGTGTTCCGATAATTTTTGTGACATAGCCATTCGAAATATACATTTTAATAGGTTTTTTGATAATCCCTGTATTTCCCATAGAACCGTTGATTACCATTATACCATCCGTTTTCCCTTCCACCGGAGCTAAAAAAGCTTCGCCCGCCGGAATATTGCATGTCTCTCCCGGATTGGTTACGTATCCGGTATCGGGTATTCCTTTTCTCCCTTTGATGGACATTCTCAAATCAGTTCCCGACGCGGTAGTGATATGAACATTTCGACCTATAGTGAGAATATCTGATATTTTATTTGTGATAAGAGACATTCTTTTCATATCCGCATTCCCCGCGCGCGCTAACATATCTTCGTTTACGTTTGGAAGCGTGATGGTTCTCGCACCCTTTTTACTGGCTGCTCTTCGAGCATTTGTATGTGTCAGCGATTTGCTTGTGGGACAAATAAGAACATCGGTGGAGAGCATAAGCTTCGCTATGGCATCAGGCGGCTCTTCACCGTCTGTAGAGCGCGGAATCATATCAATGAGAAACGATTCGGCTCCCAATTCTTTTGCCCTTTCATGAAATAATATTCCGATATGCCGTGTTTTCGCATCAGTGATGACAAGAACCTTTTCACCCTTTTTTACGGCTAAGCTGTTAGTTAAAGCTGAATTTACGGCATCTGACAATCTCTTCAATAGAGCACCATCTGTAAAAATTGAATTATTTTTCCCTCGTTAATTCGGAGCATTTAACCAACTCAATTCTCCTAACAAAGTCAAGCAAAAGTTCCCTTGACCGGCCGATAATAAAATTCAACGAATGATTTCGCAGCAAATTTGACTTTTATTTTATTCAGCTTAACTTATCTACTCGTTAACAATGCTAAAAATATATCAGGATCAATAATCGACCTTTCCAATTCTTTTTATATGAAATATGATCCACGCGTTAAATCTATATTTTTTGTTTGTCTGCTCATTCTCGCAATGGTAGGAGGGATGCGGTCAACGCTGACTTCTCTGCTGTTTTTATTGATAATAATAGGAGTTGAGCCTTCGGGGTTTAAACGGTTTTGGCAGAGATCAAAATACTTTTTATTGCTTGTTCCGTTAACGTTCGTATTTCATTTTATTTTCAATGCGAGCTTTTTAGGTGGAACGGGATTATCATATTCGGATGAAATAGTGAACAAAGCGCTTTTTTTTACTTATCGGGTTGGAATATTAGTTTCTGCCGGAGCTTATTTCAGTATGACTGTTGAACCGGCAAGTTTGGCGGAATCTCTGAGGGAGTTGGCAGCTCCGTTAGGAAAAATCGGTGTTCCGCTTGAGCGTATCTCCCTTCTTTTTCTTTTGGCGCTGTCTTTTGTTCCGATAATTTCTGATCAGGCTGTTCGGATAAAGGAGGCACAGATTGCCCGCGGAATTTCAATGGGGAATAGTCTCTTTAGCAGAGTCAGACGGATGCTTCCTGTGCTGATTCCGCTTTTCACACTAAGCCTTGCTCGAGCGGAGCGATTAGCTCTTGTGCTTGAATCGAGAGGATATAGCAGTCCCGGCGCTAAAACACGATTAAAGAAGTTCAGATTTTCCACGGCTGATTATATATCAACATTTATTGCCACAGCGGTTACAGGAGCAACGTATTTTTAATATGAGGAATGTGAAACTTCTTTTGGAGTATGATGGAACTAACTACAGCGGGTGGCAAAAACAAAAAAACGGGATAACCGTGCAGGGGGAATTAGAAAAAAGTCTTAAAATAATAGTGGGGCAGGACTTGACGGTAACGGGAGCCGGAAGAACTGATAAAGGCGTGCATGCTAAAGGGCAGGTAGCGAACTTTAAAACATCCGCTGATATTCCTGCGGATAAGATAAAGAGCGGGCTTAACGGCACTCTACCGAGAGACATAAGGGTTCTTGCATCGGAGGATGTAGATGATAAATTTGATTCGCGCAGAAGCGCGATTGAACGGCACTACGGATATAAAATTATTAGGAGAGTGACTGCGCTTGAACGACATTTCGCTCACCGTCTGGAGATTGAATTAAATGTAAGTGAAATGAATTCTGCCGCAAATTTCATTATGACACAAAAAGACTTCAACTCATTTTGCAAAGCGACCTCGGGAACCGAAAACGGAAATTGTAACGTATTAAAATCCGTGTGGAATGAATATGATGATTTTTTGTATTATACTATAAGAGCTGACAGGTTTCTGCACCATATGGTAAGATCGCTTGTCGGCACAATGATAGAAATAGGTAACGGTAATATTGGTATTGAAGATTTTAAATTGATATTTGAGAAGTCTGATAGAAGAGCGGCAGGGCCTACTGCCCCTGCTCACGGGTTATATCTTGAAAAAGTTATTTATCCCAACGATGTGAATTGATAGAGGAGTGAAATGAAAATATTTTTAGATACTGCAAATGTGGATGAGATTAAAGAAGGCGCTTCATGGGGAATTGTGGATGGAGTAACAACAAATCCAACTTTAATCGCTAAAGAAGGTCGGGATTTTGAAACAGTAATAAAAGAAATTTGTGAACTTGTTGACGGGCCGGTAAACGCTGAAGTGGTAGGACTTAAAGTAGATGAAATGGTAGAAGAAGGCAGAAAGCTAAGAGAACTGCATAAAAACATCTGTGTTAAAATTCCTATGACGGTTGATGGCATAAAAGCTGTGAAGATTTTAAGCAGTGAAGGAACTATGACCAACGTAACGCTGATATTTTCAGCACTTCAAGCGCTATTAGCCGCTAAGGCCGGAGCTACTTTCGTTAGCCCGTTTGTAGGCAGGATAGACGATATGGCAGCTGAGGGGATGAATCTTATTGGTGATATCAGGCAGATTTACGATAATTACGGATATAAAACGGAAATAATCGTTGCGAGTATTCGGAACCCGATCCATGTGGTTGATTCAGCTTTATACGGAGCGGATATCGCTACGCTTCCGATGAAAGTGCTTCATCAGATGGCAAAGCATCCTTTAACGGATATTGGCTTGAAGCAGTTCCTTAAAGACTGGGAGTCAATGAAATCATAACAGGTTTTTGCATACGAAAGATGAAAGGTCATAAGTCGATATATTATATTTTAATATTATTGGTATCTGTTTCTTTAATACAAGATCTAACCGCGCAGGATAAAAACGATGCGAATGCATTTATTTCTAATAATAGAAATAATATGATAACAAGGACAGTTGCCGATGCCAGTCCGGCAGTTGCAGGAATAAATGCTACTCAGATTCGTGAATATTCACGGACTCCGTTTGACAAGGACCCTATTTGGTCGCTTCTGTTTCCTGATAGGGTATTCAGGCAAAGAATAAAAAGTTTGGGTTCCGGTTTTTTAATTTCATCGGATGGGTTTATACTGACCAATACGCACGTAATTGAAAACGCTGAAGAAGTTATAGTGACCTTATCTGATGGAACAGATCACAATGCCGATATAGTAGGCATTGATGAGGTATCTGATATTGCATTGCTGAAAATCAAGGGAAAAAATTTTCCATTCCTGAAAATGGGCAATTCAGATGATATAATTATCGGGGAATGGGTCATTGCTCTCGGTAATCCATTCGGGCTTTTCGACGTAAGTAAAAAGCCTACTGCAACAGTAGGTGTGGTATCCGGATTAGATCTTGATTTCGGTCAACAGGAATCAGGAAGAGTTTATCAGGATATGATACAGACGGATGCCTCGATAAACTCCGGAAACAGCGGCGGTCCATTGCTTAACGCAATTGGTGAAGTAATCGGTGTGAACACTTTTATCTTCACCGGTAGCCGGTTTTCTGAAGGGTCAATTGGAATCGGTTTCGCCATACCCGTGAACAGAGCAATTTCCGTTTATGAGGAATTAAGGACTATGGGTAAAGTTGATAGAAGTTTCTGGACGGGAATGGCAGTAAGAAACCTGAATCGGCTGTTAGCGAAACATTTGGACTTGAAAACTGAAAAGGGTGTGATTGTCACGAACGTTGAAAAGAAAAGCCCGGCTTCGAAAGCCGGATTACTCGTAGGCGATATAATTATTAAAGTAAATAATGTTGAAGTGATTGATGATGACGATATCTTCAGAATAATTGAGGAAAATTTTTTGAGAGCCGGAGATTTATTGACTATCGAAATTAAAAGAGGGAATTCGGTTAGAGGCGTTAAAATGATTTTAGGAAAATCTCACAAGTAATTATTATGATAGACCGATACACTCCGAAAGAAATAGGTAATGTTTGGACGGAAGAGCATAAATTTGATACCTGGCTCGAAATAGAAACCATAGTCGCCGAGGTGCAATCCGAAATAGGTATGATTCCGAAGGAAGCAGCAAAATCCATTCGCGCAAAGGGTAAGTTTTCCGTTAAGCGGATTGACGAAATTGAAAATGAAGTTAATCATGACGTAATCGCTTTTCTCACTAATGTTGCCGAGTATGTGGGTGATAATTCCGGTTATATGCATTTCGGAATGACCTCTTCAGACCTTCTTGATACATCACTCGCTATGAGGATGAAAGAAGCGGGAATGATAATCGCTAAAGAACTGTCGGTTCTTGAAGATGTATTGATAAAAAGAGCGTTAGAACATAAGAATTCCGTAATGGTAGGCAGAACCCACGGTATCCACGCAGAGCTGCTGACATTCGGTTTGAAGCTCGCCGTATGGATAGAGGAAGTGAGACGACATAAAAAAAGATGGTCAGAGGTATTAGAAGATATTTCTACAGGTCAAATATCGGGCGCTGTGGGAACGTATTCTCATTTGGGTCCTGAAATAGAATCTGCGGTATGTGAACGGCTTGGATTAACGCCTGCCCCTATATCCAACCAGATAATTCAGAGAGACAGACACGCAAGTTATCTGAACATGCTTGCATTGATAGCATCCAGCCTGGAAAAATTTGCTGTGGAAATTCGCCATTTACAGAGGACGGAAGTAAGAGAAGTTCAGGAGTATTTCAGTAAAGGACAAAAAGGCTCTTCGGCTATGCCGCATAAAAAAAATCCGATCCTCGCCGAAAGAATCAGTGGAATGGCGCGTCTCGTAAGAGGATATTCGCTTGCTGCTCTGGAAAATGTGGCGTTGTGGCACGAGCGGGATATATCTCATTCATCAGTTGAAAGAGTTATAATTCCGGATGCCACTATTACAGTGGTATATTGTCTTAAGAAATTTAGTTCATTAATGGAAAATCTGATAGTGGATCCGGATAGAATGAGAGAAAATATTAATCAATCATTTAATCTTGTTTATTCAGGGGGAGTGCTGCTTAAGCTGATTGAGAAAGAGATAGCCAGAGAAAAAGCATATTCGATTGTACAGACATCTGCAATGAAAGCCTGGAACGAGCAGATAGATTTTAAAGTATGTTTACAGGAAAATAACGAAGTTCAATCTCTGCTAAGTGAGGAAGAAATTGAAGAATGTTTCAAGCCGGAATTGAACTTAAAATACGTAGATGAAATATTTGATAGATTGAATCTACATTAACGGAGGAACGTGTTGGACAAGAAAAATCTTTTATATGAAGGTAAAGCAAAAAAAATATATTCTACCAAAGACGATGAACTTGTAATTCAACTCTTTAAGGATGATGCTACAGCAGGAAATGGCGCCAAGAAAGGTACTATTAAAGGAAAAGGCGAGGTCAACAATCAGGTATCGGCATTCCTATTCGATTATTTGAAAACCTTTGGCATTCCAACTCATTACGAGAAAAAGCTGACCGCTACATCCATGCTGGTAAAAAAACTTGAGATGTTCAAATTAGAAGTCGTAATGAGAAATATCGCTGCCGGAAGCCTTGTAAAGAAATACGGTATTAAAGAGGGGACGGAACTTGAGCAACCTGTGCTTGAGTATTATTTAAAAGAAGATAAGCTGCATGATCCGATGATAAGTAACGAACATGCTGTGGCATTCAAGCTTGCCACTCTGGACCAGGTGACGGAAATCGGAAAATATGCTAAAAAGATAAATGTTGTCTTAAAAGATTTTTTAATTAGAAGAGACCTACTGCTGGTTGATTTTAAATTGGAGTTCGGGCTTCAAAACGGAACAATCTATCTTGGTGACGAAATTTCGCCTGATACCTGCCGTTTCTGGGATGCAGAGACTAAAAAGAAACTTGACAAAGACCGGTTCAGGCAAGATCTTGGAGGCGTGGTAAGCGCCTACAAGGAAATTTTGTCAAGAGTTCTCGGTTAATATTAGAGATATAAGATGGCTTTAGACGGACTTCCATTCATTGGAGCAGCAGGATTAGTACTGATAATCTTGGGGATAATTGCATCCTTTACCGGAAGCAATATTATTTGGGGATTCACCTTCGCCGAAGGAGTGCTTTTGCTCTTTATAATTTTTTTCTTTCGTGATCCCGACAGAGTTACGCCGGAAGGAGTAGGACTTGTAATATCCGCCGCTGACGGTAAAGTAGTGGTGGTAAAAGAGGCGAGTTTTCCCGAACTGTCTGACGAAAAGCTGATTCAGGTGTCTGTATTTCTATCGGTATTCGATGTGCATATAAACAGGATTCCGATTTCGGGTGTTGTTGATGAAATAAAATATTACCCGGGAAAATTCTTAGCCGCCTGGAATGAAAAGGCATCGCTCGAAAACGAGCAAACGCTTATTTCTATTGACACTGGAAGCAAAAAAATATACTTTAAACAAATAGCAGGATTGATCGCAAGGCGAATAGTCTGGAAACTTGAACCCGGTCAATCTGTCAGCGCTGGAGAAAGATTCGGATTAATAAGGTTTGGAAGTCGGGTTGATATTCTCCTCCCGTTGAACTCGGAGATTCGAGTTAAAGTTGGTGATAAAGTTAAGGGAGGGGAAACAGTAATAGGGATTATAGATGTTTAGAATAAGCAAATCTGTGGTACCGAGTGTATTTACGGTTATGAACCAAATGAGCGGTTACCTCTCAATTCTTGCTACAATCAACGGCAAGTTTTCCATGGCAGCATATTTTATAATAATAGCTACTCTGTTTGACGCTCTTGATGGAAAAATAGCCCGTAAATTGAATCAGCCATCACATTTTGGGTTAGAATTTGATTCAATGGCAGACATTATCTCATTCGGACTTGCTCCCTCAGTATTACTTTATAAAGCCTTTTCCGGAGATTGGGTAGTGGCAGGAGCCATAGTTGCATTTGTGCCTCTATTATTCGCGGGAATAAGGCTGGCGAAATTCAATATTCATTCGGAGAAACATTCCGCAAAATTTGTGGGTTTACCCGTTCCGGGTATGGCGATGTTACATTCGTCATTGGTTCTTTTTAATTTTGCAGTCCCTTATAATATGGGGGCGGCAAGGTTTGTAATACCTCTTATAATTTTAACATCCACTCTTATGATAAGTCATATTCCTTTCGATAAATTCCCTCACTTCTCCTTAAAAAGAGATGGTAAGGTTAATATTATGTTGTGGATAATGGTCGCCTCAGGTATCTTGATGCTCACTTTCAGAGGTTTGGTAATATTCCCGATTACTTTTACATATCTAACCTATGTTATCGGTCGTTGGATACTGAATAATGGGAAAGAAGAATCAGAAATTACCGACTCCACTATCCGGGAATGACGGCGATTTGATAACAGCCAGGGTAAAAGTCACATTAAAGGACGGTATTTTAGATCCGCGGGGTAAAACTATCTTAGAAGCTTTTCCGGGGGTCGGCATAGAGGGAATCAAGGAACTCCGAACAGGTAAATATTTTGAAATTCTGTTTGATTCTGCTGAATTAGAAGAAGCTCGGATATCAACCGAAAAAGCCTGCGAAAAGCTGTTATCAAACCCTGTAATAGAGAAATATACTTATGAGTTGCTTGAGGAGTAAATGCGTTAAATGAAATTCGGTATAGTCGTATTTCCCGGATCAAATTGCGATTTAGACGCTCAACACGTATTACAGGACGTTCTTCTTCAAGACGTGAAAATGCTTTGGCACAAAAATTCCGAGCTTGAAGAAGTGGATGTAGTGATACTTCCGGGTGGATTCAGTTATGGCGATTATTTACGAGCCGGCGCAATTGCGCGGTTTTCTCCGATTATGGATTCTGTGATAGAATTTGCGAATAAAGGTAAACCTGTTCTTGGTATTTGTAATGGATTTCAAATATTGCTCGAATGCGGATTGTTGCCCGGAGCGCTGGTAACTAATGACTCTTTAAGGTTCATCAGCGACGATGTATATATTACACCTGAGGCAGATAATCCTGTTTATTCCGCGAAATATGAAAAATCACAGGTTTTAAAAATGCCGATAGCGCATATCGGAGGAAATTATTTTGCTGATGCGGAAACTTTGGCTCTGCTTGAGTCAAACAATCAGATAGCTTTCCGATATTGTGACAAGGATGGGAATGTGAACGATGAATCCAACCCGAACGGTTCAATTGCCGATATTGCCGGAATTTATAATAAATCAGGTAACGTGTTAGGATTGATGCCTCATCCGGAACGAGCGAGTGAATCCATTTTAGGCTCCGATGACGGATTGGGAATATTTGAATCAATAACAGCTGCGGGTTAAGCGAAAAAAAAGGATATGTTGAACAAAGGTAAACAAATTGGAATGGTAGTTACCATTATAGTGCTTGGCGCGGTAATAGGCACATTAGTGGGAAAAATCTTAGCATTTATCTTACCTGAAGGCGTAGTAAAACAATTTTTCCTGATTTCCACAACTTTATCAATAGGACCGGGGACAATAAATATAATATTGCTGTCTATTACAGTTGGATTTAGTATTACGTTAAACGTAATAAGCTTGATTGGAATCGGAATTTCTTATTATCTTCTAAGGTGGTGGCGTTAATAAATAACAGAGGAGCATAAAATGGGATTTCCCGGCGGTTGGGAATGGATTATAATTTTCCTTGTTATTCTATTGTTGTTCGGAGCGAAGCGTCTCCCTGAGCTTGCAAGGGGATTAGGCAAAGGCATTATGGAGTTCCGAAAAGCGGCGAAAGAGGTATCCCAGGAAATAAAGCAGGATGAAGCTGACGAATCCAAGGAAGATGACTCTCCGAAAGCTTAAGCGGTAATTCACTTTAGCAGCGATTCATATTAGGATAATCCTTCAATTTAAATTACGATATTCAGGAGTAGTGTGGAGGAGTACGAAAAGTTTCTAAGTAAGGTTGAAGATTCTATCGCTCTGTCGGCAGAACGGGAAGAGTTGAATATATTTACATATATCAACAATGATGAAATACGTGCCTCCGCGAACCGAATATCCGATAAAATGAAATCGGGGAATAACGGGGAGCTTTCAGGCAAAACTGTAGCGATAAAAGACCTGCTTTCCACAGAAGGAATTCCTACGACCTGTGCTTCGGGGATACTCAAGGATTTTGTACCGCTTTATGATGCAACGGTGGTGGATAAGTTAAAACAAAGCGGGGCTCTCTTATTCGGAAAAACTAATATGGATGAATTTGCTATGGGATCATCCAATGAAAACTCGTATTTCGGTCCTGTAAAAAATCCGCATGATCCTAAAAAAGTCGCCGGCGGTTCCAGCGGTGGTTCCTGCGCTGCGGTAGCGGCAGGCATTGTAGATATGGCTCTCGGAAGCGACACAGGCGGCTCAATTCGGTTGCCAGCCTCTTTCTGCGGGGTAGTTGGGATGAAGCCGACTTATGGGAGAGTGTCCAGGTACGGATTAACGGCGTTTGCGTCGTCTCTTGACCAAATAGGTCCGATAGCCAGTTCCGTCAGCGATTGCGCGGCTTTACTGAAAGTAATTTCCGGTTCGGATGAGCGCGATTCTACTTCCGCTGCAAATGAAGTACCGGATTATCCGAGTTTGCTCGAGAGTGATGTTAACGGATTGAAGCTCGGGTTACCGAAAGAGTATTATGGAGAGGGTTGTGATGAGGAGATAGTTGAAAGCGTCAGTAAAATTATTGATGACTTAAAGTCTAAGGGAGCTGAAGTAATCAATATATCGCTTCCCCACACGGAATATTCCATCGCAACATATTATATCATTGCCACTGCCGAGGCATCCTCAAATCTTGAGCGATATGACGGAATGCGTTACGGACATAGAGGAGCGGGAAGCGACCTGTCCGAAGTATATAATTCGTCAAGAAGTGAAGGATTCGGCGAAGAAGTTAAAAGAAGAATTATGCTCGGAACTTATGTATTATCAGCGGGTTACTACGACGCGTACTATAAAAAAGCGCAGCAGGTCAGAAGATTGATACGTGATGATTTTCTAAAGGCTTTCGAAAAGGTTGATGCGATAATCACTCCTACTTCACCGATAACGGCATTTAATATCGGCGAAAAAATGGACGACCCTCTGGCGATGTATCTTGTTGATGTTTACACAACTTCTCTTAACCTTGCCGGATTGCCGGGTATTAGCGTTCCCGGCGGAAAATCAACCGATGGAATGCCTATCGGTGTACAAATAATCGGAAAACCTTTTGATGAACTTGGAATACTGAGGATTGCCTCTAAAATTGAAGAGTCAATAATCACTTAGATTTTTACAACAAATCATTCTATTTTACCGTCTTAACGGTGGATTAGAATGATAT is part of the Candidatus Neomarinimicrobiota bacterium genome and encodes:
- the tatA gene encoding twin-arginine translocase TatA/TatE family subunit, with protein sequence MGFPGGWEWIIIFLVILLLFGAKRLPELARGLGKGIMEFRKAAKEVSQEIKQDEADESKEDDSPKA
- the purQ gene encoding phosphoribosylformylglycinamidine synthase subunit PurQ; amino-acid sequence: MKFGIVVFPGSNCDLDAQHVLQDVLLQDVKMLWHKNSELEEVDVVILPGGFSYGDYLRAGAIARFSPIMDSVIEFANKGKPVLGICNGFQILLECGLLPGALVTNDSLRFISDDVYITPEADNPVYSAKYEKSQVLKMPIAHIGGNYFADAETLALLESNNQIAFRYCDKDGNVNDESNPNGSIADIAGIYNKSGNVLGLMPHPERASESILGSDDGLGIFESITAAG
- the gatA gene encoding Asp-tRNA(Asn)/Glu-tRNA(Gln) amidotransferase subunit GatA, yielding MTIFRSSVEEYEKFLSKVEDSIALSAEREELNIFTYINNDEIRASANRISDKMKSGNNGELSGKTVAIKDLLSTEGIPTTCASGILKDFVPLYDATVVDKLKQSGALLFGKTNMDEFAMGSSNENSYFGPVKNPHDPKKVAGGSSGGSCAAVAAGIVDMALGSDTGGSIRLPASFCGVVGMKPTYGRVSRYGLTAFASSLDQIGPIASSVSDCAALLKVISGSDERDSTSAANEVPDYPSLLESDVNGLKLGLPKEYYGEGCDEEIVESVSKIIDDLKSKGAEVINISLPHTEYSIATYYIIATAEASSNLERYDGMRYGHRGAGSDLSEVYNSSRSEGFGEEVKRRIMLGTYVLSAGYYDAYYKKAQQVRRLIRDDFLKAFEKVDAIITPTSPITAFNIGEKMDDPLAMYLVDVYTTSLNLAGLPGISVPGGKSTDGMPIGVQIIGKPFDELGILRIASKIEESIIT